From Candoia aspera isolate rCanAsp1 chromosome 4, rCanAsp1.hap2, whole genome shotgun sequence, a single genomic window includes:
- the CAPN7 gene encoding calpain-7 isoform X1, which yields MDGAAQERDAVKFAQLAVQKDQEGRYQEAAFYYKEAAQALIYAAMAGSTLENIPGKISEYLERVQALYTAVQSQKVDPLKSKQQLDLERAHFLVTQAFDEDEKGNKEEAIELYTEAVELCLKTSSETSETVLQTKLKQLARQALDRAEALNDSKPSQKDKPAPVKQSQPVRTFFPLGPDFSLNDKPQSVRPVNASEPQGQRYTAEEIQVLRKTSKINGIEYVPFMSVDLRERFAFPIPFSDKRGPLPLSPKQKAMFSQWVRPNDITNNPTMIYTVSSFSIKQTIVSDCSFVASLAISAAYERRYKKKLITSIIYPQNKKGEPEYNPCGKYMVKLHINGVPRKVIIDDLLPVDHSGELLCSYSNNRNELWVSLIEKAYMKVMGGYDFPGSNSNIDLHALTGWIPERIAMHSDNQTFNKDNSFRMLYQRFHKGDVLITTATGMMTEEEGERWGLVPTHAYAVLDIREYKGLRFLQLKNPWSHLRWKGRYSENDIKSWTPELQKYLNFDPRTAQKIDNGIFWIAWEDLCKYYDVIYLSWNPGLFKESTCIHSTWDAKQGPAKDAYSLANNPQYRLEVQCPQGGAAVWVLLSRHITDKDDFAHNREFITMVVYKTDGKKVYYPADPPPYIDGIRINSPHYLTKITLTSPGTHTFTLVVSQYEKQNTIHYTLRVYSACKFTFSKIPTPYTISKRVHGQWKGRSAGGCGNFRDTCKNNPLYQFQLDKTGPLLVELRGPRQYSVGLEVVTVSSVGDPGSLAFQKKNSGDYRCGFCYLEIENVPAGTYNIIPSTFLPQQEGPFFLDFNTATPLKISQLQ from the exons ATGGACGGCGCCGCGCAGGAACGGGACGCGGTGAAGTTTGCCCAGCTGGCCGTTCAGAAGGACCAAGAAGGGCGATACCAAGAAGCGGCGTTTTACTACAAG GAAGCTGCACAAGCTTTGATTTATGCTGCAATGGCAGGATCAACCTTAGAAAATATTCCAGGGAAAATAAGTGAATATTTGGAAAGAGTTCAAGCTTTATATACTGCAG TTCAGTCGCAGAAAGTTGATCCCTTGAAATCAAAGCAGCAGCTGGACCTGGAACGTGCCCACTTCCTAGTTACCCAAGCTTTTGATGAGGATGAAAAAGGCAACAAAGAGGAAGCCATTGAGCTGTACACAGAAGCGGTGGAACTCTGTTTGAAAACA TCTAGTGAAACATCAGAGACGGTTCTCCAAACAAAACTGAAGCAGCTAGCTCGGCAGGCATTAGACAG AGCTGAGGCACTGAATGATTCAAAGCCATCTCAGAAAGACAAGCCAGCTCCAGTGAAGCAAAGTCAGCCAGTGAGAACGTTCTTCCCATTGGGACCTGACTTTTCCTTGAATGATAAGCCACAGTCCGTCAGACCGGTTAATGCTAGTGAACCTCAAGGTCAGCGATACACTGCAGAGGAGATCCAAGTACTCAG GAAGACATCAAAAATAAATGGCATTGAATATGTCCCTTTCATGAGTGTTGACCTGAGAGAGCGTTTTGCTTTTCCAATACCTTTCTC AGATAAACGTGGCCCATTGCCCTTGTCTCCCAAGCAAAAGGCCATGTTTTCCCAGTGGGTGCGGCCAAATGATATAACAAATAATCCCACTATGATCTATACTGTGTCAAGCTTCAGCATTAAACAG ACAATTGTATCAGATTGTTCCTTTGTTGCTTCACTTGCTATCAGTGCAGCATATGAGAGACGATACAAGAAGAAATTGATTACAAG CATCATTTACCCACAGAATAAAAAAGGAGAACCAGAATATAATCCATGTGGAAAATACATGGTCAAGCTGCACATCAACGGCGTCCCTAGAAAG GTGATCATTGATGATCTCTTACCAGTAGATCACAGTGGAGAACTTCTCTGCTCCTATTCAAACAACAGAAATGAACTCTGGGTGTCGTTGATAGAAAAAGCTTACATGAAAGTCATGGGAGGCTATGATTTCCCAGGTTCAAATTCG AATATTGATCTCCATGCATTGACTGGTTGGATACCTGAGAGGATTGCCATGCACTCTGACAACCAAACATTTAATAAGGATAATTCCTTCAGAATGCTTTACCAAAG ATTTCACAAGGGTGATGTGCTTATTACAACAGCCACAGGAATGATGACTGAAGAGGAAGGGGAACGGTGGGGTTTAGTGCCAACCCACGCCTATGCCGTTTTGGATATTAGGGAATACAAG GGTCTTCGCTTCCTCCAGTTGAAAAATCCCTGGAGCCACCTACGTTGGAAAGGGAGATACAGTGAAAATGATATCAAGAGCTGGACCCCTGAACTTCAGAAATACTTAAATTTTGACCCCAGAACAGCCCAAAAAATAGACAATG GGATTTTCTGGATTGCCTGGGAAGATTTGTGCAAGTATTACGATGTTATTTATTTGAGCTGGAATCCAGGACTGTTTAAGGAATCCACCTGCATTCATAG CACCTGGGATGCCAAACAGGGTCCTGCGAAAGATGCTTACAGCTTGGCTAATAATCCACAGTACAGGCTGGAGGTTCAGTGCCCACAAGGTGGTGCTGCGGTCTGGGTTCTACTCAGTAGACATATTACCGACAAG GATGACTTTGCACACAACCGGGAATTCATCACAATGGTTGTCTATAAAACTGATGGGAAAAAGGTATACTACCCTG CTGATCCTCCACCGTACATTGATGGGATTCGAATCAACAGTCCCCACTATCTAACCAAGATAACACTCACTTCTCCAGGCACTCACACATTTACCCTTGTGGTCTCCCAGTATGAGAAACAGAACACAATTCATTATACCCTCAGG GTGTATTCAGCATGCAAGTTTACCTTTTCTAAGATACCAACACCATATACTATATCAAAAAGG GTGCATGGGCAGTGGAAAGGTCGCAGCGCCGGTGGATGTGGAAATTTTAGAGACACTTGCAAGAATAATCCTCTATACCAGTTTCAGCTAGACAAGACTGGGCCACTCCTGGTTGAGCTACGAGGGCCAAG GCAGTACAGTGTTGGACTTGAAGTTGTGACAGTCTCTTCAGTGGGAGACCCTGGATCTCTGGcctttcagaagaaaaatagcGGTGATTACAG GTGTGGCTTTTGCTATCTGGAAATTGAGAATGTTCCTGCCGGTACTTACAATATTATTCCAAGCACTTTCCTCCCACAACAAGAAGGACCATTTTTCTTGGACTTCAATACCGCTACCCCTCTTAAAATATCACAGCTGCAATGA
- the CAPN7 gene encoding calpain-7 isoform X3: MDGAAQERDAVKFAQLAVQKDQEGRYQEAAFYYKEAAQALIYAAMAGSTLENIPGKISEYLERVQALYTAVQSQKVDPLKSKQQLDLERAHFLVTQAFDEDEKGNKEEAIELYTEAVELCLKTSSETSETVLQTKLKQLARQALDRAEALNDSKPSQKDKPAPVKQSQPVRTFFPLGPDFSLNDKPQSVRPVNASEPQGQRYTAEEIQVLRKTSKINGIEYVPFMSVDLRERFAFPIPFSDKRGPLPLSPKQKAMFSQWVRPNDITNNPTMIYTVSSFSIKQTIVSDCSFVASLAISAAYERRYKKKLITSIIYPQNKKGEPEYNPCGKYMVKLHINGVPRKVIIDDLLPVDHSGELLCSYSNNRNELWVSLIEKAYMKVMGGYDFPGSNSNIDLHALTGWIPERIAMHSDNQTFNKDNSFRMLYQRFHKGDVLITTATGMMTEEEGERWGLVPTHAYAVLDIREYKGLRFLQLKNPWSHLRWKGRYSENDIKSWTPELQKYLNFDPRTAQKIDNGIFWIAWEDLCKYYDVIYLSWNPGLFKESTCIHRMTLHTTGNSSQWLSIKLMGKRYTTLVYSACKFTFSKIPTPYTISKRVHGQWKGRSAGGCGNFRDTCKNNPLYQFQLDKTGPLLVELRGPRQYSVGLEVVTVSSVGDPGSLAFQKKNSGDYRCGFCYLEIENVPAGTYNIIPSTFLPQQEGPFFLDFNTATPLKISQLQ, from the exons ATGGACGGCGCCGCGCAGGAACGGGACGCGGTGAAGTTTGCCCAGCTGGCCGTTCAGAAGGACCAAGAAGGGCGATACCAAGAAGCGGCGTTTTACTACAAG GAAGCTGCACAAGCTTTGATTTATGCTGCAATGGCAGGATCAACCTTAGAAAATATTCCAGGGAAAATAAGTGAATATTTGGAAAGAGTTCAAGCTTTATATACTGCAG TTCAGTCGCAGAAAGTTGATCCCTTGAAATCAAAGCAGCAGCTGGACCTGGAACGTGCCCACTTCCTAGTTACCCAAGCTTTTGATGAGGATGAAAAAGGCAACAAAGAGGAAGCCATTGAGCTGTACACAGAAGCGGTGGAACTCTGTTTGAAAACA TCTAGTGAAACATCAGAGACGGTTCTCCAAACAAAACTGAAGCAGCTAGCTCGGCAGGCATTAGACAG AGCTGAGGCACTGAATGATTCAAAGCCATCTCAGAAAGACAAGCCAGCTCCAGTGAAGCAAAGTCAGCCAGTGAGAACGTTCTTCCCATTGGGACCTGACTTTTCCTTGAATGATAAGCCACAGTCCGTCAGACCGGTTAATGCTAGTGAACCTCAAGGTCAGCGATACACTGCAGAGGAGATCCAAGTACTCAG GAAGACATCAAAAATAAATGGCATTGAATATGTCCCTTTCATGAGTGTTGACCTGAGAGAGCGTTTTGCTTTTCCAATACCTTTCTC AGATAAACGTGGCCCATTGCCCTTGTCTCCCAAGCAAAAGGCCATGTTTTCCCAGTGGGTGCGGCCAAATGATATAACAAATAATCCCACTATGATCTATACTGTGTCAAGCTTCAGCATTAAACAG ACAATTGTATCAGATTGTTCCTTTGTTGCTTCACTTGCTATCAGTGCAGCATATGAGAGACGATACAAGAAGAAATTGATTACAAG CATCATTTACCCACAGAATAAAAAAGGAGAACCAGAATATAATCCATGTGGAAAATACATGGTCAAGCTGCACATCAACGGCGTCCCTAGAAAG GTGATCATTGATGATCTCTTACCAGTAGATCACAGTGGAGAACTTCTCTGCTCCTATTCAAACAACAGAAATGAACTCTGGGTGTCGTTGATAGAAAAAGCTTACATGAAAGTCATGGGAGGCTATGATTTCCCAGGTTCAAATTCG AATATTGATCTCCATGCATTGACTGGTTGGATACCTGAGAGGATTGCCATGCACTCTGACAACCAAACATTTAATAAGGATAATTCCTTCAGAATGCTTTACCAAAG ATTTCACAAGGGTGATGTGCTTATTACAACAGCCACAGGAATGATGACTGAAGAGGAAGGGGAACGGTGGGGTTTAGTGCCAACCCACGCCTATGCCGTTTTGGATATTAGGGAATACAAG GGTCTTCGCTTCCTCCAGTTGAAAAATCCCTGGAGCCACCTACGTTGGAAAGGGAGATACAGTGAAAATGATATCAAGAGCTGGACCCCTGAACTTCAGAAATACTTAAATTTTGACCCCAGAACAGCCCAAAAAATAGACAATG GGATTTTCTGGATTGCCTGGGAAGATTTGTGCAAGTATTACGATGTTATTTATTTGAGCTGGAATCCAGGACTGTTTAAGGAATCCACCTGCATTCATAG GATGACTTTGCACACAACCGGGAATTCATCACAATGGTTGTCTATAAAACTGATGGGAAAAAGGTATACTACCCTG GTGTATTCAGCATGCAAGTTTACCTTTTCTAAGATACCAACACCATATACTATATCAAAAAGG GTGCATGGGCAGTGGAAAGGTCGCAGCGCCGGTGGATGTGGAAATTTTAGAGACACTTGCAAGAATAATCCTCTATACCAGTTTCAGCTAGACAAGACTGGGCCACTCCTGGTTGAGCTACGAGGGCCAAG GCAGTACAGTGTTGGACTTGAAGTTGTGACAGTCTCTTCAGTGGGAGACCCTGGATCTCTGGcctttcagaagaaaaatagcGGTGATTACAG GTGTGGCTTTTGCTATCTGGAAATTGAGAATGTTCCTGCCGGTACTTACAATATTATTCCAAGCACTTTCCTCCCACAACAAGAAGGACCATTTTTCTTGGACTTCAATACCGCTACCCCTCTTAAAATATCACAGCTGCAATGA
- the CAPN7 gene encoding calpain-7 isoform X2, with product MSSETSETVLQTKLKQLARQALDRAEALNDSKPSQKDKPAPVKQSQPVRTFFPLGPDFSLNDKPQSVRPVNASEPQGQRYTAEEIQVLRKTSKINGIEYVPFMSVDLRERFAFPIPFSDKRGPLPLSPKQKAMFSQWVRPNDITNNPTMIYTVSSFSIKQTIVSDCSFVASLAISAAYERRYKKKLITSIIYPQNKKGEPEYNPCGKYMVKLHINGVPRKVIIDDLLPVDHSGELLCSYSNNRNELWVSLIEKAYMKVMGGYDFPGSNSNIDLHALTGWIPERIAMHSDNQTFNKDNSFRMLYQRFHKGDVLITTATGMMTEEEGERWGLVPTHAYAVLDIREYKGLRFLQLKNPWSHLRWKGRYSENDIKSWTPELQKYLNFDPRTAQKIDNGIFWIAWEDLCKYYDVIYLSWNPGLFKESTCIHSTWDAKQGPAKDAYSLANNPQYRLEVQCPQGGAAVWVLLSRHITDKDDFAHNREFITMVVYKTDGKKVYYPADPPPYIDGIRINSPHYLTKITLTSPGTHTFTLVVSQYEKQNTIHYTLRVYSACKFTFSKIPTPYTISKRVHGQWKGRSAGGCGNFRDTCKNNPLYQFQLDKTGPLLVELRGPRQYSVGLEVVTVSSVGDPGSLAFQKKNSGDYRCGFCYLEIENVPAGTYNIIPSTFLPQQEGPFFLDFNTATPLKISQLQ from the exons ATG TCTAGTGAAACATCAGAGACGGTTCTCCAAACAAAACTGAAGCAGCTAGCTCGGCAGGCATTAGACAG AGCTGAGGCACTGAATGATTCAAAGCCATCTCAGAAAGACAAGCCAGCTCCAGTGAAGCAAAGTCAGCCAGTGAGAACGTTCTTCCCATTGGGACCTGACTTTTCCTTGAATGATAAGCCACAGTCCGTCAGACCGGTTAATGCTAGTGAACCTCAAGGTCAGCGATACACTGCAGAGGAGATCCAAGTACTCAG GAAGACATCAAAAATAAATGGCATTGAATATGTCCCTTTCATGAGTGTTGACCTGAGAGAGCGTTTTGCTTTTCCAATACCTTTCTC AGATAAACGTGGCCCATTGCCCTTGTCTCCCAAGCAAAAGGCCATGTTTTCCCAGTGGGTGCGGCCAAATGATATAACAAATAATCCCACTATGATCTATACTGTGTCAAGCTTCAGCATTAAACAG ACAATTGTATCAGATTGTTCCTTTGTTGCTTCACTTGCTATCAGTGCAGCATATGAGAGACGATACAAGAAGAAATTGATTACAAG CATCATTTACCCACAGAATAAAAAAGGAGAACCAGAATATAATCCATGTGGAAAATACATGGTCAAGCTGCACATCAACGGCGTCCCTAGAAAG GTGATCATTGATGATCTCTTACCAGTAGATCACAGTGGAGAACTTCTCTGCTCCTATTCAAACAACAGAAATGAACTCTGGGTGTCGTTGATAGAAAAAGCTTACATGAAAGTCATGGGAGGCTATGATTTCCCAGGTTCAAATTCG AATATTGATCTCCATGCATTGACTGGTTGGATACCTGAGAGGATTGCCATGCACTCTGACAACCAAACATTTAATAAGGATAATTCCTTCAGAATGCTTTACCAAAG ATTTCACAAGGGTGATGTGCTTATTACAACAGCCACAGGAATGATGACTGAAGAGGAAGGGGAACGGTGGGGTTTAGTGCCAACCCACGCCTATGCCGTTTTGGATATTAGGGAATACAAG GGTCTTCGCTTCCTCCAGTTGAAAAATCCCTGGAGCCACCTACGTTGGAAAGGGAGATACAGTGAAAATGATATCAAGAGCTGGACCCCTGAACTTCAGAAATACTTAAATTTTGACCCCAGAACAGCCCAAAAAATAGACAATG GGATTTTCTGGATTGCCTGGGAAGATTTGTGCAAGTATTACGATGTTATTTATTTGAGCTGGAATCCAGGACTGTTTAAGGAATCCACCTGCATTCATAG CACCTGGGATGCCAAACAGGGTCCTGCGAAAGATGCTTACAGCTTGGCTAATAATCCACAGTACAGGCTGGAGGTTCAGTGCCCACAAGGTGGTGCTGCGGTCTGGGTTCTACTCAGTAGACATATTACCGACAAG GATGACTTTGCACACAACCGGGAATTCATCACAATGGTTGTCTATAAAACTGATGGGAAAAAGGTATACTACCCTG CTGATCCTCCACCGTACATTGATGGGATTCGAATCAACAGTCCCCACTATCTAACCAAGATAACACTCACTTCTCCAGGCACTCACACATTTACCCTTGTGGTCTCCCAGTATGAGAAACAGAACACAATTCATTATACCCTCAGG GTGTATTCAGCATGCAAGTTTACCTTTTCTAAGATACCAACACCATATACTATATCAAAAAGG GTGCATGGGCAGTGGAAAGGTCGCAGCGCCGGTGGATGTGGAAATTTTAGAGACACTTGCAAGAATAATCCTCTATACCAGTTTCAGCTAGACAAGACTGGGCCACTCCTGGTTGAGCTACGAGGGCCAAG GCAGTACAGTGTTGGACTTGAAGTTGTGACAGTCTCTTCAGTGGGAGACCCTGGATCTCTGGcctttcagaagaaaaatagcGGTGATTACAG GTGTGGCTTTTGCTATCTGGAAATTGAGAATGTTCCTGCCGGTACTTACAATATTATTCCAAGCACTTTCCTCCCACAACAAGAAGGACCATTTTTCTTGGACTTCAATACCGCTACCCCTCTTAAAATATCACAGCTGCAATGA